A single region of the Acetonema longum DSM 6540 genome encodes:
- a CDS encoding YmaF family protein has protein sequence MSVNEADRHHELPDNRDERNFVHVHTYTAETGVANSHQHVITGVTAPARAEGRSHVHRIRVRTSFVDGHWHWFDLVTDTATNFQTQHAHYYAGVSSVQAGHSHPVNGVSGLATNLDICSAVYNRPDEEEE, from the coding sequence ATGTCTGTCAATGAAGCTGACCGCCATCATGAACTGCCAGATAATCGCGATGAACGGAATTTCGTTCATGTGCATACTTATACTGCCGAAACTGGCGTTGCCAATTCCCATCAGCATGTAATCACCGGTGTCACCGCTCCGGCCCGGGCCGAAGGGCGATCCCATGTCCATCGCATTCGGGTCAGGACTTCCTTTGTGGATGGACATTGGCATTGGTTTGATCTGGTCACTGATACGGCTACGAATTTTCAAACCCAGCACGCTCACTATTATGCCGGTGTCAGCAGCGTGCAGGCCGGCCATTCTCACCCCGTCAACGGCGTTAGCGGTTTAGCCACGAATCTGGATATCTGTTCGGCTGTCTACAATCGCCCGGACGAAGAGGAAGAATAA
- the larE gene encoding ATP-dependent sacrificial sulfur transferase LarE, which yields MATTNEKLEHLMRLLQDLGSVVVAFSGGVDSTFLAAAAYRALGDKAVAVTAYSATLAASEQQDAEAAAKQIGIQHILVHNSELESPDFVANNADRCYHCKKQRFGALTHWAAERGYAWVLEGSNADDLGDYRPGMKAIGEMDHVKCPLLEAGLTKTEIRHLSADWGLKTWNKPSAACLSSRVAYGQKITARKLNQIEQAEAVIRQYCSGQIRVRHHGDLARIEVSAQEIPTLLQPDHAAVISCKLKELGFTFVTVDLLGYRMGSMNELLPGIARQSAAH from the coding sequence GTGGCGACTACTAATGAAAAACTGGAACATTTAATGCGGCTGCTGCAGGATTTGGGCAGTGTAGTGGTCGCATTTTCCGGCGGCGTAGACAGTACCTTTCTGGCGGCGGCGGCTTATAGGGCACTGGGGGATAAGGCAGTGGCCGTGACTGCTTATTCGGCTACTTTGGCAGCCTCTGAGCAGCAAGACGCTGAGGCGGCTGCCAAACAGATCGGGATTCAGCATATCCTAGTCCACAACAGCGAACTTGAGAGCCCTGACTTTGTCGCCAATAATGCCGATCGTTGCTATCATTGCAAGAAACAGCGGTTTGGGGCTCTGACGCACTGGGCCGCAGAGCGCGGTTACGCTTGGGTGCTGGAAGGATCCAACGCCGATGATCTGGGGGATTATCGGCCTGGCATGAAGGCCATCGGTGAGATGGATCATGTAAAATGCCCTCTGCTGGAGGCCGGTTTGACCAAAACTGAAATTCGGCATCTGTCCGCCGATTGGGGACTGAAAACATGGAATAAGCCCAGTGCTGCCTGCCTGTCATCCCGGGTGGCTTACGGGCAAAAAATTACCGCCCGGAAATTGAATCAAATCGAGCAAGCCGAAGCGGTGATTCGCCAATATTGTTCCGGCCAGATTCGGGTGCGGCATCACGGTGATCTGGCCCGCATAGAAGTCTCGGCGCAAGAAATCCCGACTCTTTTGCAGCCGGACCATGCTGCTGTCATCAGCTGTAAATTAAAAGAACTGGGTTTTACCTTTGTAACAGTGGATCTTCTGGGGTATCGCATGGGGAGCATGAACGAACTGCTGCCGGGTATCGCCCGGCAAAGCGCCGCCCACTAG
- a CDS encoding GGDEF domain-containing protein, giving the protein MKAVEQYRVYSPFYTGQACRETNEALLASEERFRLIFEYAPIGMLIADFTGRFERVNPAMCDLIGYSESELLNMRLQDIIDPDDWDERCLSRELARGKKTRMVLEKRFVRQDGQFLFIRLYIALLGDHQGNSLHFIGQMTDITEQKKQERSMQHMAYHDLLTGLGNRLHFQDCINAALARAKTANNKIGVIYLDLDRFKQINDSAGHNAGDQALKIIADRITACVRKTDAVARMGGDEFTILLTSVAGGQALQKIADKILQAIEQPIRIDGRQFHVSASIGTAVYPADGASADQLLGVADQAMYTDKHSKGIEL; this is encoded by the coding sequence ATGAAAGCGGTGGAACAATACCGGGTCTATAGTCCCTTTTATACAGGACAGGCCTGTCGTGAGACAAACGAGGCTCTCTTGGCCAGTGAGGAACGGTTTCGCCTGATTTTTGAATATGCGCCCATCGGCATGCTGATCGCCGACTTTACCGGCAGGTTTGAGCGGGTGAATCCGGCCATGTGCGATCTGATCGGCTACTCCGAGAGTGAGTTATTAAACATGCGGCTTCAGGACATCATTGACCCGGATGACTGGGACGAACGGTGTCTGTCCCGGGAACTGGCCCGCGGCAAGAAAACCCGCATGGTGCTTGAGAAGCGGTTTGTCCGGCAAGACGGTCAGTTTTTGTTTATCCGGCTGTATATTGCGCTGCTCGGAGACCATCAGGGAAATTCCCTGCATTTTATCGGTCAAATGACCGATATCACCGAACAGAAAAAGCAGGAGCGATCCATGCAGCATATGGCCTATCATGATCTCCTGACCGGGCTGGGCAACCGATTGCACTTTCAGGACTGTATCAATGCTGCCCTTGCCAGGGCAAAAACAGCGAACAACAAAATTGGCGTCATATACCTGGATTTAGACCGTTTTAAGCAAATCAACGATTCCGCCGGACATAACGCCGGTGATCAAGCCTTAAAAATTATTGCTGACCGGATCACTGCCTGCGTCCGCAAGACCGATGCCGTCGCCCGCATGGGAGGAGACGAGTTTACCATTCTGTTGACATCGGTGGCCGGCGGCCAGGCGCTGCAAAAGATAGCTGATAAAATTCTGCAGGCGATTGAACAACCCATCCGGATTGATGGCAGGCAGTTTCACGTCAGCGCCAGCATCGGCACAGCGGTATACCCTGCCGACGGGGCCAGCGCCGACCAATTGCTCGGCGTAGCTGACCAGGCGATGTATACGGATAAGCACAGCAAGGGAATAGAACTCTAG
- the asnB gene encoding asparagine synthase (glutamine-hydrolyzing), translated as MCGIAGWIDWEQEVNGQRQILDRMVATLARRGPDACGTYFSQCAAIGHRRLSVVDPEGGKQPMIRWRGNHAYIITYNGELYNTSELRQELEAKGCRFTTTSDTEVLLQSYIEWGPDCVRRLNGIYALGIWDEKQETLFLARDRIGVKPLFYAQRGKALLFASELKALLAHPAVKPAIDREGLAEVLMLGPARTPGHGIFRDVYELKPGHSLVYNREGLFIEQYWKLVSQPHEDSFETTTAKIREILLDAVERQLVSDVPLCTLLSGGLDSSTITAIAALAYKREGRAPIHSFAVDYVDNDQYFLPDSFQPNADRPWARKVADYYQTDHTEIMIDTPELAEVLEDAAIARDLPGMADVDTSLYLFSREIKKHATVGLSGECADEVFGGYPWFRRQDMIQANTFPWATSPAIRRKWILPEVAKYIRAEEYVRDRYEQALGEVSRLEGEDPVAARMREIFYLSLTRFMPTLLDRKDRMSMAFGLELRVPFCDHRLVEYVWNVPWSMKNYQDREKGLLRHALTGLLPEDVLWRKKSPYPKTHNPLFLDIVKRRALAILSDPATPIRQVIHLDGVKEIAQSGLANSNIPWFGQLMSGPQLFAYIIQLDAWMKEYRVQLV; from the coding sequence GTGTGCGGAATTGCGGGATGGATTGATTGGGAACAAGAGGTAAACGGGCAGCGCCAAATCCTGGATCGCATGGTGGCAACGCTGGCCCGGAGGGGGCCTGATGCCTGCGGTACGTATTTTTCCCAGTGCGCGGCGATTGGTCACCGGCGTCTGAGCGTGGTAGACCCGGAAGGCGGCAAGCAGCCAATGATCCGGTGGCGCGGGAACCATGCCTATATTATTACTTATAACGGAGAACTGTATAATACGTCGGAGCTGCGCCAGGAATTGGAGGCTAAAGGCTGCCGGTTTACAACCACATCCGATACCGAGGTGCTGCTGCAGTCCTATATTGAATGGGGGCCTGACTGTGTCCGGCGGCTGAATGGAATTTATGCCCTCGGGATATGGGACGAAAAACAGGAAACATTATTTTTGGCCCGTGACCGGATCGGCGTAAAGCCATTGTTTTATGCCCAGCGGGGCAAGGCGTTGCTGTTTGCTTCAGAGCTAAAAGCCCTGTTGGCTCATCCGGCGGTAAAACCGGCAATAGATCGGGAAGGTCTGGCGGAAGTCCTGATGCTCGGGCCGGCCCGCACACCGGGACATGGCATTTTCCGGGACGTATATGAACTAAAGCCCGGGCATTCCCTTGTATACAACCGGGAAGGCCTGTTTATCGAGCAATATTGGAAGCTGGTGAGCCAGCCCCATGAAGATAGCTTTGAAACGACTACAGCCAAGATACGGGAAATCCTCCTGGATGCCGTAGAGAGGCAGCTGGTTTCCGATGTGCCTCTGTGCACCTTGTTGTCAGGGGGGCTGGATTCCAGCACGATTACGGCCATTGCCGCCCTGGCTTACAAGCGGGAAGGCAGGGCGCCGATTCATTCCTTTGCGGTAGATTATGTGGATAATGATCAATATTTTTTGCCGGACAGTTTTCAGCCTAATGCGGACCGGCCTTGGGCCCGTAAGGTGGCAGACTATTATCAGACCGACCACACAGAGATTATGATCGACACGCCGGAGTTGGCCGAGGTTCTTGAGGATGCGGCGATAGCCCGGGACCTGCCCGGCATGGCTGATGTGGATACATCCTTGTATCTGTTTAGCCGGGAAATCAAAAAGCATGCCACAGTGGGTCTATCCGGCGAATGCGCCGATGAGGTATTCGGCGGGTACCCCTGGTTTCGCCGGCAGGACATGATTCAGGCCAATACCTTTCCCTGGGCAACCTCGCCGGCTATCCGCCGCAAATGGATTCTGCCGGAAGTGGCGAAATATATCCGGGCTGAGGAGTATGTCAGGGACCGGTATGAGCAGGCCTTGGGGGAAGTGTCTCGCCTGGAGGGGGAAGACCCGGTGGCAGCCCGGATGCGGGAGATCTTCTATTTGAGTCTGACCCGGTTTATGCCCACTCTGCTGGATCGCAAAGACAGGATGAGCATGGCTTTCGGCTTGGAATTAAGGGTGCCGTTCTGCGACCACCGGTTGGTAGAATACGTCTGGAATGTTCCCTGGTCTATGAAGAACTATCAGGACCGGGAAAAAGGACTGCTGCGCCATGCCCTGACGGGATTGCTGCCGGAGGATGTATTATGGCGCAAAAAGAGTCCCTACCCTAAAACCCATAATCCCTTGTTTTTGGATATCGTAAAGCGGCGGGCCCTGGCGATTCTATCCGATCCTGCTACGCCCATCCGCCAGGTGATTCACCTGGACGGCGTAAAAGAAATTGCCCAGTCCGGCCTGGCCAACAGCAATATACCCTGGTTTGGCCAACTGATGAGCGGGC
- a CDS encoding alanyl-tRNA editing protein, with translation MSTLKIYHQNAYCREFTAEVLTTTLRSDSGYDIELDRTVFYPESGGQPYDTGSLNGIPVIAMRQEGDKIIHTTPMPLAAGPVTGVIDWGRRYDHMQQHSGEHVLCGAAFNLYGANNVGFSLGPAVSHIDLDLETLSEDQVKALEQAANQAICDCRPVKAQMVTGDELSRFPLRKGLSKSFSHIRLIEVQDFDCCPCGGTHVANTGEIGLIKILTWEKKKKAVRVHFVCGKRALDDYAVKHAILQQLAVSLSVTPYEVGKAYLLRQDKQEHLQRELTTAKKTIARYLARELHQAAEMIHQVKIVTFIQPVQEAGEIADLTNCLMEYPDTIALVAGIQAETNRAFLQFAAASGITVNMTQELRKILPQIGGKGGGTASAAQGGCPADQAIGEAIAQARASISASLPLS, from the coding sequence ATGTCCACGCTAAAGATCTACCATCAGAATGCCTACTGCCGGGAGTTTACCGCTGAAGTCCTGACGACAACCCTCAGGTCAGACAGTGGCTATGATATTGAGCTTGACCGAACCGTCTTTTACCCGGAAAGCGGCGGGCAGCCTTATGACACAGGATCCCTGAATGGCATACCGGTCATTGCCATGCGGCAGGAAGGCGACAAAATCATCCATACCACTCCTATGCCTCTGGCAGCCGGGCCGGTAACCGGAGTCATCGACTGGGGCCGGCGCTACGACCATATGCAGCAGCACAGCGGTGAGCATGTACTGTGCGGAGCAGCCTTCAATCTCTATGGCGCCAACAATGTCGGTTTTTCCCTGGGACCGGCGGTCAGCCATATCGATCTGGATCTGGAGACCCTGTCGGAAGATCAGGTCAAAGCCCTGGAACAGGCTGCTAACCAGGCAATCTGTGATTGCCGCCCGGTAAAGGCCCAGATGGTCACCGGCGATGAGTTATCCCGATTTCCGCTGCGCAAGGGATTGTCTAAGTCCTTCTCCCACATCCGGTTAATCGAAGTACAGGACTTTGACTGCTGTCCCTGTGGCGGCACTCATGTGGCCAATACCGGTGAAATCGGGCTCATTAAAATTCTGACCTGGGAAAAGAAAAAGAAGGCTGTCCGGGTCCACTTTGTCTGCGGCAAACGCGCTCTGGATGATTATGCGGTCAAGCATGCCATTCTGCAGCAGCTTGCCGTCAGCCTCTCAGTCACGCCCTACGAAGTGGGGAAAGCCTATCTTCTCCGCCAGGATAAACAGGAACATCTTCAGCGGGAACTGACGACAGCCAAAAAGACGATTGCCCGCTATCTGGCCCGGGAGCTGCATCAGGCGGCCGAGATGATCCATCAGGTTAAAATCGTGACCTTTATCCAGCCAGTTCAGGAGGCTGGAGAGATTGCCGATCTGACGAACTGCCTGATGGAGTATCCGGATACAATCGCTCTGGTAGCAGGCATCCAGGCCGAGACCAACCGGGCCTTCCTGCAGTTTGCCGCTGCCTCCGGTATAACCGTTAATATGACTCAGGAACTGAGAAAAATCCTGCCCCAGATTGGCGGCAAAGGCGGCGGCACAGCTTCAGCCGCGCAGGGCGGCTGCCCGGCTGATCAAGCCATCGGCGAGGCGATAGCTCAGGCCAGGGCCAGCATCTCCGCCTCATTGCCCTTGTCCTGA
- a CDS encoding HD-GYP domain-containing protein gives MAIHDIEPGMMIAKPVVNANNKVLLFPGTKLTRSLIALLSGPWNISSVTIAEPDDNIKPLPVQPVRQKQEPEKLPAIPHKNIPYKSLQKLFFNNYSSTSDRVSQIFETYLNTKKLPFLELRDTSTMVYHSLVETNGSMHFLLLQDHHQGDYLARHSLAVAVVSGIIGKWLEMNPVDIKQLVFAALLHDIGKTMLPLSLQSGQNLTTDTEKELYRMHPGHGAEILSPLKGIPREIVLAVEQHHEYMDGTGFPKKLPGNSIHLYARIIALADTFHTLGGDSEHPNPFDISAKLQQDLNGKLDPALCDLFARRMSDYLFSNDVLLSDGNQAEVIFLPHTEANKPVVRTKNGDFIDLRRRQGITITGIIKKSPDLI, from the coding sequence ATGGCAATCCACGATATTGAACCCGGTATGATGATAGCAAAACCTGTTGTTAATGCCAATAACAAAGTATTACTTTTTCCCGGAACGAAGTTAACACGCTCTCTCATCGCTTTATTAAGCGGACCTTGGAATATCAGCTCGGTGACCATCGCCGAACCCGATGATAACATAAAGCCCCTGCCTGTCCAACCGGTCAGACAAAAACAGGAGCCGGAGAAGTTGCCGGCAATCCCCCATAAAAACATCCCATATAAATCCCTGCAGAAATTATTCTTCAACAATTATTCCAGTACATCTGACCGCGTCAGTCAAATCTTCGAGACCTATCTGAACACAAAAAAACTGCCTTTTTTAGAATTGAGAGATACATCCACCATGGTTTACCATTCATTGGTAGAAACCAACGGCTCGATGCATTTTCTGCTGTTGCAGGACCACCATCAGGGCGATTACCTGGCGCGCCATTCTCTGGCGGTAGCTGTGGTGTCCGGCATCATCGGCAAGTGGCTGGAAATGAATCCGGTTGATATCAAGCAGCTAGTCTTTGCCGCCTTGCTGCATGATATTGGAAAGACCATGCTGCCTTTATCCCTGCAAAGCGGTCAGAATCTAACGACAGATACCGAAAAGGAATTGTACCGGATGCATCCCGGACATGGAGCCGAAATTCTTAGCCCGTTGAAAGGGATTCCCCGGGAGATTGTTCTGGCCGTAGAACAGCACCACGAGTATATGGATGGTACAGGCTTCCCCAAAAAGCTGCCGGGAAATTCCATTCATCTGTATGCCAGAATCATTGCCCTTGCCGATACCTTTCACACTCTGGGCGGCGACTCGGAACATCCCAATCCTTTTGATATCAGCGCCAAACTGCAGCAGGACCTGAACGGAAAGCTGGACCCAGCCCTCTGCGATCTTTTCGCCAGGCGCATGTCCGACTATTTATTCAGCAACGATGTGCTTTTAAGCGACGGCAACCAAGCCGAGGTAATCTTCCTGCCCCATACCGAGGCCAACAAGCCGGTGGTCCGTACCAAAAATGGCGATTTTATCGACTTAAGACGCCGCCAGGGAATTACGATCACCGGGATTATCAAAAAAAGTCCGGACCTAATTTAA
- a CDS encoding pentapeptide repeat-containing protein, giving the protein MNRIFVLVLICLIVLTGNVTVYGYNADDLNKLRITGSCPRGNLAGANLQGMNLAGANLEGANLQGANLYSTQLRRANLAGTNLRDANLSYASLLQADLHGAKLVNADLSGAKLSEANLRGASLQYSSLKNAALDKADLAGAVLSGSDLCGANLAQANLQQARLDQALLESAHLIKADLRQANLQNTRLKYARLQEANLQNADLRDADLEHAITDGADFTSANLVGAVWTNGEKQLTNP; this is encoded by the coding sequence ATGAACCGGATCTTCGTTTTAGTGTTGATATGCCTTATTGTTTTGACTGGGAACGTGACCGTTTATGGCTATAATGCGGACGATTTAAACAAATTGCGCATCACCGGAAGTTGTCCCCGTGGAAATTTAGCCGGCGCCAACCTGCAGGGAATGAACTTAGCAGGAGCCAATCTTGAAGGGGCCAATCTCCAAGGCGCCAATTTATATAGCACTCAATTACGGCGTGCCAATCTGGCCGGCACGAATTTGCGCGATGCCAACCTATCGTACGCCAGCTTGCTTCAGGCTGACCTGCACGGAGCAAAACTGGTCAACGCTGATTTAAGCGGCGCTAAGCTGTCTGAAGCTAACCTGCGAGGCGCCAGTTTACAGTATAGCAGCCTGAAAAATGCCGCCTTGGACAAAGCCGATCTGGCCGGAGCCGTATTAAGCGGCAGTGACCTCTGCGGCGCCAATCTGGCTCAGGCTAATCTGCAGCAGGCCAGATTGGATCAGGCGCTCCTGGAAAGCGCCCATCTGATCAAAGCTGATCTGCGCCAGGCCAACCTGCAAAACACCCGGTTGAAATATGCCCGCCTGCAGGAAGCCAACCTGCAAAACGCAGATTTGCGGGACGCGGATCTTGAACATGCAATCACCGACGGCGCGGATTTTACCAGTGCCAACCTGGTAGGCGCTGTCTGGACGAATGGAGAGAAGCAGTTGACAAATCCATAG
- a CDS encoding D-alanyl-D-alanine carboxypeptidase family protein, which translates to MIRIILWLAIFFLSWQQAGAAQAVPPEIGAQAAILMDARSQYIYYAKERDKRMYPASTTKIMTLLVALKRGDPNSVVTVDPKASASMGSCLGLQAGEQMELKELLYGMMLVSGNDAAEAVAVHVGRNRPQFIRWMNEEAARIGVNGTRFSNPHGLPDPSNHYTTAFDLALITAEALNYPDFRRIVATKERTVASLNGGLRQVKNSNALLDTFYGVNGVKTGYTKAAGYCLVATARRGDTELIAVILNSPNRYQDAARLLEYGFNIRGTVEKGSSAPLQSRAGV; encoded by the coding sequence ATGATTCGTATTATTTTATGGCTGGCGATTTTTTTTCTGTCCTGGCAGCAGGCTGGCGCAGCGCAGGCCGTACCGCCGGAGATCGGGGCTCAGGCGGCTATTCTGATGGACGCCCGCTCTCAATACATATATTATGCAAAAGAGCGGGATAAACGCATGTATCCCGCCAGTACGACTAAAATAATGACGCTGCTGGTAGCGTTGAAACGCGGTGACCCTAATTCCGTTGTAACGGTAGACCCGAAAGCATCAGCCAGCATGGGCTCCTGTCTTGGGCTGCAGGCCGGTGAACAGATGGAGCTGAAAGAACTACTCTACGGGATGATGCTGGTTTCCGGCAATGATGCCGCTGAGGCGGTGGCAGTACATGTAGGCAGAAACCGCCCACAGTTTATCCGGTGGATGAACGAAGAAGCAGCGCGGATTGGCGTGAACGGAACCCGTTTCAGCAATCCTCATGGTCTGCCTGATCCCTCTAATCATTATACAACGGCCTTTGACCTGGCGCTGATTACAGCTGAGGCTCTTAACTATCCCGATTTTCGCCGCATCGTAGCCACAAAAGAGAGAACGGTTGCCTCGCTCAACGGCGGACTGCGCCAGGTCAAGAATTCCAATGCACTGTTGGATACATTTTACGGGGTGAACGGCGTTAAAACCGGCTATACCAAAGCCGCAGGGTATTGTCTGGTCGCCACGGCCAGAAGAGGCGACACCGAATTAATCGCCGTCATTTTAAACAGTCCAAACCGTTATCAGGATGCGGCAAGGTTACTGGAATACGGTTTCAATATAAGAGGGACCGTTGAAAAAGGCTCATCTGCGCCACTTCAGTCTCGTGCGGGCGTTTGA
- a CDS encoding TerC family protein: MAPEPNFFTAVLTIIAIDLVLAGDNAVVIALASRNLPIHQRKRAIFWGTCGAVCVRILMTAIALWLMRIPFLQAVGGLVLIPVAVHLLTKKDEGPSDIEASDNLFAAIKTIIVADAIMGVDNVLAIAGASHGNMLLVIFGLAVSVPIVVWGSSWLSDLMNRYPVLVYGGAGILAWTAGSMIVHDKRIGAFLEASWSPLLWLIPVVITVCVLVIGKMKKEQSAIQES, translated from the coding sequence ATGGCACCGGAACCCAACTTTTTTACTGCCGTACTTACGATTATAGCAATTGACCTGGTGCTGGCAGGTGATAACGCCGTGGTAATCGCCCTTGCATCCCGCAACTTGCCGATACACCAGCGAAAAAGGGCTATTTTCTGGGGCACATGCGGCGCGGTTTGTGTCAGAATTTTAATGACTGCCATTGCGCTTTGGCTGATGCGGATCCCTTTTTTACAAGCTGTCGGCGGACTGGTGCTGATACCGGTAGCTGTCCACCTGCTCACTAAGAAGGATGAAGGACCCTCGGATATCGAGGCCAGCGACAATCTTTTCGCCGCTATCAAAACCATTATTGTGGCGGATGCCATTATGGGGGTTGACAATGTTTTGGCCATCGCCGGCGCCTCTCACGGCAATATGCTGCTGGTCATCTTCGGGTTGGCGGTCAGCGTGCCCATCGTGGTTTGGGGCAGCAGCTGGCTGTCGGATTTAATGAATAGATATCCGGTTCTGGTTTATGGCGGCGCCGGGATACTGGCTTGGACAGCAGGTTCCATGATCGTTCACGACAAACGGATAGGAGCTTTCCTCGAAGCCAGCTGGTCTCCTCTGCTTTGGCTGATCCCCGTTGTCATTACCGTCTGTGTGCTGGTCATCGGTAAAATGAAAAAAGAACAGTCGGCTATCCAGGAATCTTAA
- a CDS encoding DUF4878 domain-containing protein: MNKKYLILLMLAVFALSAVLGGCGGKKGERVLGLTPEGVISTAFKNAKEQNFRQAATYVSPDSLSGTKSVANLLAGMSGKEIKHTNLLSVKKVAQQGDFAAVIVTVQQEDSFKLNFQAVGLERINDEWYIVSNDQILENAKYRVLAQLLANI; this comes from the coding sequence ATGAATAAGAAATATTTGATCCTGCTGATGCTGGCCGTTTTTGCCCTGTCCGCTGTTTTAGGAGGCTGCGGCGGCAAGAAGGGCGAACGGGTTTTGGGCTTAACTCCGGAAGGAGTAATTTCAACTGCGTTTAAGAATGCGAAGGAACAGAACTTTAGACAAGCCGCTACCTATGTGTCGCCGGATTCTCTGTCAGGTACCAAGTCTGTCGCCAACTTGTTAGCCGGAATGTCCGGTAAAGAAATCAAACACACCAATTTGCTGTCGGTGAAAAAAGTAGCTCAGCAAGGCGATTTCGCCGCCGTGATTGTGACGGTTCAGCAAGAGGATAGTTTCAAGCTGAATTTTCAGGCCGTTGGTCTGGAGCGAATTAATGATGAATGGTATATCGTGTCCAATGATCAAATCCTGGAAAATGCTAAATATAGAGTACTTGCCCAATTGCTGGCCAATATCTGA
- a CDS encoding radical SAM protein, protein MAEKIQNLGNVLARCQLCPRRCGVNRLGGQTGFCRAGLSPRIARAALHFWEEPCISGKRGSGAVFFSHCNLRCVFCQNACISHQGWGKDISIERLAEIFLAHEANGAHNLNLVTPTVWTPHILDALDRAKAAGFSLPVVYNSSGYEAPETIEALAGQVDIYLPDLKYYSERPARLFSQATDYFWHASRAIELMAAQIGQPVFDGSGIMRRGMIVRHLALPGLLEDSKNIISYLFHTYGNSVYLSLMNQYTPLGPTLPPPLNRPLPADDYDRLVDYAAALGWENAFMQEGSATVSESFIPPFDLTGVD, encoded by the coding sequence ATGGCGGAAAAAATCCAAAACCTGGGCAACGTATTGGCCCGTTGTCAATTATGTCCCCGTCGCTGCGGCGTGAACCGGTTGGGTGGGCAAACCGGCTTTTGCAGGGCAGGATTAAGTCCCCGCATAGCCCGGGCCGCGCTGCATTTTTGGGAAGAGCCCTGCATTTCAGGAAAGCGGGGATCGGGTGCCGTCTTTTTTTCTCACTGTAACCTGCGGTGCGTTTTCTGCCAAAATGCTTGCATTAGTCACCAGGGCTGGGGCAAAGATATTTCTATTGAACGGCTGGCGGAAATTTTTCTGGCCCATGAAGCCAACGGCGCTCATAATCTGAACCTGGTCACCCCCACTGTCTGGACGCCCCATATCCTGGACGCGCTCGACCGGGCCAAAGCCGCCGGTTTTTCCCTGCCGGTGGTTTATAACAGCAGCGGCTATGAGGCTCCCGAAACCATCGAAGCCTTAGCCGGCCAAGTGGACATTTATCTGCCTGATCTGAAATATTACAGCGAACGCCCTGCCCGGCTCTTTTCCCAGGCAACCGACTACTTTTGGCATGCTTCCCGCGCCATCGAACTGATGGCTGCTCAGATCGGCCAACCGGTCTTCGACGGCAGCGGTATCATGCGGCGGGGCATGATCGTCCGTCATCTGGCCTTGCCGGGATTACTGGAAGATTCGAAGAATATCATCAGTTATCTGTTTCATACTTACGGCAATTCGGTTTATCTCAGTCTGATGAACCAATACACGCCCCTGGGGCCGACACTCCCGCCGCCCCTTAACCGCCCGCTGCCGGCCGACGACTATGACCGCCTGGTTGATTATGCTGCCGCTTTAGGCTGGGAAAACGCCTTTATGCAAGAAGGCAGCGCCACTGTCTCAGAAAGTTTTATTCCGCCTTTCGATCTGACCGGGGTCGACTGA